The Hemicordylus capensis ecotype Gifberg chromosome 6, rHemCap1.1.pri, whole genome shotgun sequence genome window below encodes:
- the MSL1 gene encoding male-specific lethal 1 homolog isoform X2: protein MERRMQLVKKDNEREKHKIFQGYETEEKVEPEVPEKLPLECPSQDLLETSQPLPLKHFLYGRNGKGHKRKSAFGSAERKTPVKKLVAEFSKVKCKTPKASPLKEEPSSSLTESVSRRELRSQETPEKIRSLGDTPLKSSAPLKGPGCHSKDKGSCSETEDLPYLSTTEMYLCRWHQPPPSPLREPSPKKEETVAIPSWRDHAVEPLRDLNPSDLLENLDDSVFSKRHAKLELDEKRRKRWDIQRIREQRILQRLQLRMYKKKGIQESEPEVTSFFPESDDVESLLITPHLPVVAFGRPLPKLTPQNFELPWLDERSRCRLEMQKKQTPHRTCRK from the exons ATGGAAAGGAGGATGCAGCTGGTGAAGAAGGACAACGAGCGGGAGAAACACAAGATATTTCAAGGATATGAAACCGAGGAGAAGGTGGAGCCTGAAGTACCAGAGAAGTTGCCTCTTGAGTGCCCCTCCCAAGATCTCCTGGAGACATCGCAGCCGCTGCCTTTGAAACACTTCCTATATGGAAGGAACGGGAAGGGTCATAAACG GAAGTCTGCATTTGGAAGTGCCGAGAGGAAAACACCAGTGAAGAAGCTGGTGGCCGAATTCTCAAAAGTCAAGTGTAAAACACCAAAGGCTTCTCCATTGAAAGAGGAACCCAGTAGTTCTTTAACTGAATCAGTTAGCAGACGTGAACTGCGAAGTCAGGAGACTCCTGAGAAAATCCGATCATTGGGGGATACTCCATTGAAATCCTCAGCCCCTCTGAAAGGACCTGGGTGCCATTCAAAGGACAAGGGCTCCTGCAGTGAAACAGAAGACTTGCCGTACCTTTCCACCACTGAAATGTACTTGTGCCGGTGGCACCAGCCGCCTCCTTCACCGTTGCGAGAGCCTTCTCCCAAAAAGGAGGAGACTGTAGCAA TTCCTTCATGGAGGGACCATGCAGTAGAGCCCctaagagacctgaatccttcAGACCTTTTGGAG AACTTAGATGACAGTGTCTTCTCCAAACGGCATGCAAAGTTGGAATTGGATGAGAAGAggaggaaaag GTGGGATATTCAGCGGATCCGGGAGCAAAGAATTTTGCAGCGACTGCAGCTCAGAATGTATAAAAAGAAAGGAATTCAGGAATCTGAGCCTGAAGTTACCTCATTTTTCCCAGAGTCGGATGATG TTGAAAGCTTGCTGATCACCCCTCACTTGCCTGTTGTAGCATTTGGCCGACCGTTACCAAAATTAACCCCACA GAATTTTGAGCTGCCATGGCTAGATGAGCGAAGCCGTTGCCGGTTGGAGATGCAGAAGAAACAGACTCCTCACCGGACGTGCAGAAAATAG
- the MSL1 gene encoding male-specific lethal 1 homolog isoform X1, which translates to MRSTVYKATAAATTTGPGLLEPGPEEEEEPPPHLRQPPPPPQNQIPVPAPVAAAGPKGRAIIPAAAAAAPGQQQQEGGGCCWGGLVPSPCPAGSTRQAGVGDAAGSSRPSKYQAVLPGHTAAAAAATAAKDCKRGGPHAGPGGAPASLSPPPPLPSPASATAEPGQPPPPPAAAAGGSPVSSESGGKWKSGSSSSSTGGGGSSLRKSPMGAGGGASSQAACLKQILLLQLDLIEQQQQQLQAKEKEIEELKAERDTLLARIERMERRMQLVKKDNEREKHKIFQGYETEEKVEPEVPEKLPLECPSQDLLETSQPLPLKHFLYGRNGKGHKRKSAFGSAERKTPVKKLVAEFSKVKCKTPKASPLKEEPSSSLTESVSRRELRSQETPEKIRSLGDTPLKSSAPLKGPGCHSKDKGSCSETEDLPYLSTTEMYLCRWHQPPPSPLREPSPKKEETVAIPSWRDHAVEPLRDLNPSDLLENLDDSVFSKRHAKLELDEKRRKRWDIQRIREQRILQRLQLRMYKKKGIQESEPEVTSFFPESDDVESLLITPHLPVVAFGRPLPKLTPQNFELPWLDERSRCRLEMQKKQTPHRTCRK; encoded by the exons ATGAGATCCACCGTGTACAAAGCAACCGCGGCGGCGACAACGACGGGGCCGGGCTTGTTGGAGCCTGGcccggaggaagaggaggagccgccgccgcatctccgccagccgccgcctcccCCGCAGAACCAGATTCCCGTGCCGGCCCCAGTGGCTGCCGCGGGCCCCAAGGGCCGGGCCATCATCCCGGCGGCTGCAGCAGCGGCCCCCGGACAACAGCAGCAAGaaggaggcggctgctgctggggcgGCCTGGTACCCTCGCCGTGCCCGGCGGGCAGCACTCGGCAGGCGGGCGTGGGCGATGCCGCCGGCAGCTCCCGCCCCTCCAAGTACCAGGCGGTGCTGCCCGGAcacaccgctgctgctgccgccgccaccgccgccaaggaCTGCAAGCGCGGCGGCCCCCACGCCGGGCCTGGAGGAGCTCCCGCGTCCCTTTCTCCACCTCCGCCGCTACCGTCGCCGGCTTCCGCCACGGCCGAGCCTGGGCagcctcctccaccccctgcagCAGCGGCGGGGGGATCTCCGGTTTCTTCGGAGTCTGGTGGCAAGTGGAAAagcggcagcagtagcagcagcaccgGCGGTGGTGGAAGCAGCCTTCGGAAGAGCCCCATGGGGGCCGGCGGGGGTGCCTCCAGCCAGGCGGCCTGCCTCAAGCAGATCCTACTGCTCCAACTGGATCTTAtcgaacagcagcagcaacagttgcAGGCCAAGGAGAAGGAGATCGAGGAACTCAAGGCCGAGAGGGACACA CTCCTTGCTCGAATTGAGCGTATGGAAAGGAGGATGCAGCTGGTGAAGAAGGACAACGAGCGGGAGAAACACAAGATATTTCAAGGATATGAAACCGAGGAGAAGGTGGAGCCTGAAGTACCAGAGAAGTTGCCTCTTGAGTGCCCCTCCCAAGATCTCCTGGAGACATCGCAGCCGCTGCCTTTGAAACACTTCCTATATGGAAGGAACGGGAAGGGTCATAAACG GAAGTCTGCATTTGGAAGTGCCGAGAGGAAAACACCAGTGAAGAAGCTGGTGGCCGAATTCTCAAAAGTCAAGTGTAAAACACCAAAGGCTTCTCCATTGAAAGAGGAACCCAGTAGTTCTTTAACTGAATCAGTTAGCAGACGTGAACTGCGAAGTCAGGAGACTCCTGAGAAAATCCGATCATTGGGGGATACTCCATTGAAATCCTCAGCCCCTCTGAAAGGACCTGGGTGCCATTCAAAGGACAAGGGCTCCTGCAGTGAAACAGAAGACTTGCCGTACCTTTCCACCACTGAAATGTACTTGTGCCGGTGGCACCAGCCGCCTCCTTCACCGTTGCGAGAGCCTTCTCCCAAAAAGGAGGAGACTGTAGCAA TTCCTTCATGGAGGGACCATGCAGTAGAGCCCctaagagacctgaatccttcAGACCTTTTGGAG AACTTAGATGACAGTGTCTTCTCCAAACGGCATGCAAAGTTGGAATTGGATGAGAAGAggaggaaaag GTGGGATATTCAGCGGATCCGGGAGCAAAGAATTTTGCAGCGACTGCAGCTCAGAATGTATAAAAAGAAAGGAATTCAGGAATCTGAGCCTGAAGTTACCTCATTTTTCCCAGAGTCGGATGATG TTGAAAGCTTGCTGATCACCCCTCACTTGCCTGTTGTAGCATTTGGCCGACCGTTACCAAAATTAACCCCACA GAATTTTGAGCTGCCATGGCTAGATGAGCGAAGCCGTTGCCGGTTGGAGATGCAGAAGAAACAGACTCCTCACCGGACGTGCAGAAAATAG